Genomic window (Jeotgalibacillus aurantiacus):
CTGAAAAGGACGGCAAATACATTTTTGATACGAAAACGAGGTACAAGCATCAGGCGATGTTCCCGCTTCAGCAGGTCGTGTTTGATAAAAAGTCTCTGACGCCGGGATCTGTGCAGGTGAAGGATCAGGAAGGCAATGTGAAGATCGACCTTGCTTTCAAGGATGTCAGCTATGATGTGTCTTTTGATAAGAGTGATTTCAACGTAGAGAAGAACATGATGGGTGCGATGGTGGAGACACCGGTCCTTGGAGATGGTGAAGAGGAGCAGGAATGGGCTGTTTTATACCCGACTGTTGAGATTGAAGGGACGGCTTTGACAGAGGAAAAAGAGATGACGACAGACAATGGAAGCCGGGTCATCTTGACGTATGAAGGGGAAAAGAGCTTTACGCTGATTCAGGAGAAACTGGAGACAGCTCCTGTCATGCTGACGACTTCAGAAGCATCGGGTGAGGTGGCGGATCTCGGATTTGCCGTTGGAGCAATGACAGAGCGTTCTGTTGAGTGGAGCTATAATGGTGTGAATTATCTGCTTGCTTCTAATGACCTGACGCAGGAAGAAATGCTGAATGTCGCTCGCTCCGTTCAGGGCTCTATGGTAAAATAACGACATCTTTGCGGGAGCAGCGATTGTTCCCGCTTTATAAAGAAGGTGTCTGCAATGAAAGATTTTCATCGTGATACATGGATTGAAGTGGATCTGGATGCAATTACGCATAATGTAAAACAAATTTTAAAGCATATTGGTGAAGAGCAAGTCGTGATGGCTGTGGTGAAAGCGAATGCTTATGGACACGGCTATGTGGAAGTGGCCAAGGCTGCTCTTGAAGCTGGTGCTACCTGGCTTGCTGTTGCATTTTTAGATGAGGCAATCTATCTCAGAAAACAGGGGTTTAAGGTGCCGATCCTGATCATGGGAGCGGTTCGCCCTGAAGATGCGGGGCTTGCCGCTGAACACAACATCCGTGCGACTGTTTTTTCAGCAGACTGGCTGGAGCAGGCTGTGCCGTATGTCGATAAAACGCCTTTAAACGTTCATTTTAAACTGGACACAGGAATGGGCCGTCTGGGCTTCACTGACTCTTCAGAGATCCAGAGGGCTGAAGAGCTGGCATTGGCACTCGATTCATTTAACCTGGAAGGGGTCTTTACCCATTTTGCCACTGCGGACGAGCAGGACCAGTCCTATGCAGATGAACAGCACGAACGGTTTATTGACATGCTGTCTGTATTCAATTCAAAACCTGCTCTGATTCACGCGTCAAACAGTGCTGCTTCCCTTTTGCGGAAGGATTCGGTTTTTAATGCGGTTCGCTTTGGTATATCCATGTACGGTCTTGTGCCTTCGGGTGAAATCAAGGATTTGATGCCGTTTCAGCTCAAGCCTGCGCTTTCTTTTAAAACAACGCTCGTTCATGTGAAAAAGATGAAACCCGGTCAGAAAATCAGCTACGGTGCAACCTATACTGCTGAGCATGAGGAGTGGATCGGCACACTTCCTGTCGGGTATGCGGATGGCTGGACCCGATATATGCAGGGTTTTGACGTACTTGTGGATGGTGTGCGTGCGGAAATTGTCGGCAGAGTATGCATGGATCAGTGCATGATCCGTCTGCCGTATGAGTTGAAAATCGGTACGATGGTTACACTGGTAGGGAGGCAGGGAGAAGAGGAGATTCTACTGGACGATGTGGCGGCTTACGCTGGTACGATCCATTATGAGTCCGCCTGTCTGCTGACTGCGAGAGTACCGAGGGTTTATCTGAAAAACGGGTGCATATCCTCTGTGCTAAATGGACTAAAATAACCGGAACCTGTATAGAATTGTCAGAAACTTCGCGAACAGACCTTTTCAGGATCTGAAATAAGTGATAAGATAAACGTGGACTTGAAAGATGAATGAACAAGAGAATAGAAGAAATGACAAAATAGGTATGCATTGATGGTGGAGGTGTAGTTTGTGTCGGAATCCAGCGCAACATCAGAAATCTTGGTACGATTACCAAAACAACTGCTTACAGAACTGGAAGCGTTTGCCGAGCAGGAAGATTTAAGCTGCAGTGATTGCATTTACCGTGCAACGAAAGCTTATGTTCGCGACAGACGGAAGAAACAAACACAGGATGCAATGCGCAGGGGCTATATGGAGATGGCGAAAATCAACCTGTCAATGGCTTCAGAAGCGCTGCAGGCTGAGTACGAAGCGGAGCATACCATTGAACGACTGGTAAGCGGAGGATAACGCTTTGATAGTAAAGCGTGGAGACGTATTTTTTGCTGACCTATCTCCCGTTGTCGGTTCAGAGCAAGGTGGAGTCCGCCCCGTTCTCATCATCCAAAACGACATCGGAAATCGGTTTAGTCCCACAGTAGTGGTCGCGGCGATTACCGCCCAAATTCAAAAAGCTAAACTCCCTACCCACGTTGAAATCAGCTCAAAACGTAATGGTTTTGAACGGGATTCAGTTATTTTACTGGAACAGATCCGAACATTAGACAAACAACGACTAACAGATAAAATAACCCATCTGGATGACGAGACGATGGACAAGGTAGACGAGGCTCTTCAAATCAGCTTAGGTTTAGTAGACCTCTAATGTGGAAAACGCTCTTAATGGAGCGTTTTTTTCTTTTGGATAGACCATTGCCCTGCACTCCTCTATAATAAGAGGTAATAAATAAAAGAGTACTATTTTCAGAGCATAGAGGTGAACGAAATTTGTTTAATAAAATAACTGCGCACGTACAGGAGCGCAAAGAAGAGCTCGAAGTCCTTTGGAAGAATCAGCTGGCCCAGGACTCGAAAGAACGTGTGATCGAAGTAATGCCTGAGCATGTGTTTGAAGCAACGAGCTCAGAATTCTTTGAAATCATTCTCCTGAACATTCAGGAAAAAGATCAGGAATATCAGCAGAAGCTTCAGATCTTTTCTGACAAAATTGTTCGCCTTGGGTGGCCGATCGCCCTTGTCGTTCAAGGTTTACGGGAATTTGTCCATGTCATTCATGAAGACTTAATTGAACAGGGGACAATCACAAAAGAAAGCGAAGGAGAATATCTTGAGCACCTTGATAAATGGATGACCCCCATGGCCAACGAGATTATTCATACATACGCCTCCACATGGGAAAAAACCGTTTCTCTCCAAAAGATGGCCCTTCAGGAACTATCAGCTCCCCTCATTCCGGTTGTTGACCAGATTTCTGTCATGCCGCTTGTCGGAACAATTGATACTGAACGCGCACGACTTGTGATGGAAAACCTTCTTGAAGGAGTCGTCAATCATCGTGCAGAAGTCGTACTTATTGATATTACGGGTGTACCGGTTGTAGATACAATGGTCGCGCACCATATCATTCAAGCTGCGGAAGCCGTGAGACTCGTTGGAGCCAAGTGCATGCTTGTCGGAATCCGTCCGGAAATTGCCCAGACGATTGTGAATCTCGGCATTGATCTGGAACGCTTCATTACCACAAGTACGATGAAAAAAGGGATGGAGCTGGCGCTTGAGATGACAGGTCGAAAAATCGTGGAATTGGAGGGATAGGCTGTGAGAATTCCCATTTTGAAGTTGAAAGATTGCCTTTTAGTGTCGATTCAATGGGAGCTGGATGATCAGACAGCTCTGGAATTTCAGGAAGATCTTTTGAAGAAAATACATGAAACCAATGCACGCGGCGTCGTAATTGATATTACCTCCATTGATTTTATCGATTCTTTCATAGCCAAAGTGCTCGGTGATGTGATAAACATGTCGAGGTTAATGGGAGCGAAAGTAGTGATCACAGGGATTCAGCCCGCAGTGGCAATAACATTAATAGAGTTAGGCATCAGGCTGGACGACGTTATGACAGCCCTCGACCTGGAAAAAGGTTTAGAGAAACTTCAACAGGAATTGGGGGACTGACCAGATGGAAATCCAATCCTGTGTAACCATTCTGAACGAATGGGATATCGTAGCTGCTCGTCAGCTTGGTAGAAACGTAGCGAAAGAGCTGGGATTTGGAACCGTGGATCAGGCTAGAATTACAACGGCCATCAGTGAACTTGCCCGAAATATTTATTTGTATGCCGGTCAGGGACAGCTGTGTATTGACCGATTAAGTGAGAACGGCAAAACGGGTCTAAGAATTATTGCACTGGATGACGGTCCGGGAATTCCAGATATACGCAAAGTAATGGAAGACGGTTTTTCAACATCAGGGGGTCTTGGAGCTGGCCTTCCGGGAGTGAGACGGTTAATGGATGATTTTAACATCGACTCAAACCCAGGGGAAGGAACAGATATCCGCGCGACGAAATGGCTCCGTTAGGAGGGTCATATTGAAGATGAATTTGCAGCAATCGATGGAAAAAAAGTACATGGAAATCCTGAATGAATATATGCAAAATCAGTCTGAGCAGGCTCTTTATGCTGCTCAGCAATTCAGCAGGCTGGCGCTTGAGAAAAAAATGCCACCTGAAGAAGTGATCAGTGTGCAAAAAAGTGTTATGCAGGAATTAATGCCCGACCTCCCTGAGGAAGTCTGGCATTCTTTTGATATCCTTCTTGAAGTCATGACCGCATACGGATTTGCTTTCCGTGAGCACCAGAGTCTGTTGGATACACAAAAGGAATTGAAAAATGAAATGGAGATCGCCTCTAACGTTCAGGAAACATTGCTGGGTACATCTGTGCCGACAGTTGACGGTCTTGAAATCGGGGCACTCAGCGTTCCTGCCAAGCAGATGAACGGTGACTATTTCCATTTCGTGCATGACGGGGATCACTCGGTTAACGTGGCAATCGCTGACGTAATCGGAAAAGGGATCCCGGCTGCATTGTGTATGTCGATGATCAAATATGCCATGGACAGCCTACCGGAATACCGGAAAGATCCGAGTGCTGTACTGGAAAGTCTGAACAGAGTGGTGGAACAGAACGTGGATGACTCGATGTTCATCACTATGTTTTACGGCATGTATGAGCTTCGGGGGCATATTCTTCATTTTGCTTCAGCCGGACACGAACCCGGCTTTTTTTATCAGCATAAAGAAAAAAGATTCCTTGACCTTGAAGCGAAGGGACTGCTTCTCGGAGTTGATAAAGATGCCAAGTACAGGCGCTATGAACAACAGGTTGAGATTGGCGATATGATCATTTTGATGTCTGATGGCGTAACAGAATGCAGAACTGATGAAGGGTTTATCGAACGGGACACACTTGTTTCATTTATTAACGAGTATATTGAACTTCCTCCTCAGGAAATCGTCAATAAAATCTTCCGGGATCTGGAACGACTTCAGCATTTCCAGCTTCGTGACGATTTTACGTTAATCATTATGAAACGGACAAAATAATATCGGAATGCGTTTTAATCAATCGGAACTAGGGTAGTTTACAAATACATTCCGTGCAGATATCAGAAGAGGTGGAAAAGGATGAACATTACAGTTACAACAACCGAACAGACTGACGAATTAGTTCGTATCGCCATTTCAGGTGAAATTGATGCGTACACTGCACCTGTTTTGCGCGAAAAAACAGAGCCATTTACAAAGCAGGAGAACCTGACTGTGATTGCCGATCTATCTGAAGTCAGCTACATGGACAGTACAGGAATCGGTGTTTTTGTAGGCTTGTTCAAAGGGATTAAAGCAAATGGAGGACACCTTCAGCTGATTGGTCTTTCCGACCGTCTGAAGCGTCTTTTCGACATCACGGGACTAGCTGACATCATGGACATTAATCCCGAAGTAAAAGGTGGAATAGACTGATGAAACCATTTGATTATATTGAGATGAAGATCCCCGCCAAGGCTCAGTACGTTGGCGTCATCCGACTGACAATCTCCGGGATTGCGAGCAGGATGGGGTTTACGTACGATGATATCGAAGACTTGAAAATCGCTTCCAGTGAGGCGATTACGAACGCTGTTCAGCATGCATATTCAGACGATGATGAAGGCGAAGTAGTCGTCGGATTCGCTCTATATCATGACCGCCTGGAGGTCATTGTGGCTGACCATGGATCAAGCTTTGATTTTGTCAAAGTGAAAGAAGAGGTAGGTCCTTACAATGAGGATGCGCCTGTCGACATGCTTCGTGAAGGGGGGCTTGGCCTTTACCTGATCGAAAGCCTGATGGACGAAGTGAAGATCAGTCAAAAGGAAGGTGTGACGGTCTTCATGACAAAGTATATTGAGGAAGAGCAGGTGGAGAGGGATGCGAAAACTATCTCAACCTAATCAACCGAGCAAAAACGAAGTACTGGAATGGATCAAAGCCTACCAGGAAACGCAGGATGAGCAGGCCCAGCATAATCTGGTCATGCACTATCGCAACCTGGTGGAATCCATCGCCAGAAAGTATTCAAAGGGCAAATCCTATCACGAAGATATCGCTCAGGTCGGCATGATCGGTCTGCTCGGTGCCATTCGCAGATATGATGACGCATTTGGAAAAAGCTTCGAAGCCTTTGCGATTCCAACGATTATTGGTGAGATTAAAAGATTTTTACGTGATAAGACCTGGAGCGTCCACGTTCCGAGAAGAATTAAAGAATTAGGCCCTAAAATAAAGGCTGCTGTTGAAGAACTGACAACAACACTTCAGCGCTCCCCGAAAGTGAACGAAATTGCTGACTATCTGGAAGTTTCAGAAGAAGAAGTACTTGAAGCAATGGAGATGGGAAAGAGCTATCAGGCGCTCTCTGTTGATCACTCTATAGAAGCTGATTCTGATGGCAGCACCGTCACACTGCTTGATATCGTTGGCAGCATGGATGACAACTACGAAAAAACCGATCAGCGTCTTGTTCTTGAAAAAGTACTCCACGTATTAACTGATCGTGAAAAGCAGATCATTCAGTTTACATACCTGGAGAACCTGAGCCAGAAAGACGCAGGCGATATGCTGGGGATTTCCCAGATGCACGTTTCAAGGCTGCAAAGGAGAGCGATTAAAAAGCTCCGTGATGCCATTCAGCAGGAGAATGAGCACGCAGGTGGCTTTGAATGATGGAAGCACTCCAACACCAGCAGGTACGTGTAAAAGTCGGGCAATATGCTAAAAACGGACGTTCAGACTGCGGCGACAGCTATTATATGCTGGCCACCGATGACTACTTTCTATGTGTGCTAGCTGACGGCTTAGGCAGTGGCAGATATGCAAAGGAAGCATCAAAAGCAGTCTGTGATACCGTCGAAAAAAATCCTGATGAAGACGTAGACCGGTTGATGGAACTGTGTAACAAGTCACTTCTCAAAAAACGCGGTGCCGCAGTTGCCATCGTAAAAATCACTTTTGACACAAAAGAAGTGGTCTACAGCTGCGTGGGCAACATCCGCTTCTACTTCTATTCAGAAAACGGCAAACTTACCTATCCGCTTCCGGTCACAGGCTATTTATCGGGTCGGCCGCAGGTATATAAAACACAAAGGTTCCGTTACGAAGAAGGTTCCTCATTCCTGTTTCATTCAGACGGACTTCAAATTACAAGAGTGAGACCGCTGTTACAGGGAGGAAAATCTCTCGAGTACATCTCATCGTATCTGCACTCCATTGTGTCAGATGCGGATGATACAACATTTCTCATTGGAAGACTGCCTTGATCAGGGTGGTCTTTTTTGTTTGTGTTGAATTGCTTGTTTTTTAGAGCCGGGCGGTACTCGATCCTTCGCTTTCCGCAGCCGCGAGGTGAGTCAGCTAATGCTACGTATTACGCTGTCTCACTATATACAGAAAAAGGTTGTCTAATAAGCAATTAAAGTCGTCAAATGCAACATCTATGACCTCGCGCAAGCACAGCTTCAAGCATAAAGACTTTAGGTTACCTAAGTTCTTGAAGAGCCCCCGGGCTTCGTCGGGATTTTTCTTGAAAGTGTCCAAGTTAGGGCGGAATGTGTCCGAGTTGAGTTGGAAAGTGACCAAGCTTGAGTGGAAAGTGACCAAGTGAAGCCCGAGAGTGTCCAAGTTTGAGGAGAATGTGACCAAGCTGCCCCCTCCCCAAACGCCCGCCTGCGCTTTTCTTTGTGTCCAGCTCCGGCGACTAGCCCCTCGAGGTCATAAGTCAAAGCTGAACGAGGGTAAAAGGCAACCCTCTTTTCATCTTCGCCTTATGCTTGTCGGGGCTGAACGAGTCGCTTGCGCTTTTCTTTGTGTCCAGCTCCGGTTCGCAGCGGTTAGTGCGCTTCCCTCAGCTCTGTCCGATAAGTCAACATCGGTTCACTACGTTCACCGTGTTTCCTTTATCTCCGGCGCTTCAGTCCAGCGCATACACCGCTAAACGCTCACCTCCGCATTTCTATTGTCCAGCTCCGGCGGGCAGGGACTAGCAAACTTCCCGTCCTCTCGTTCGATAAGTCAACATCAGCTCACTCCGTTCGCTGTGTTTCCTTTATCTTCGTCGAGGCCGGTCCAGTTTGTACGTCCCCAAACGCCCGCCTCCGCTTTTCTGTGTTACAATCTATAGGAAGTTTATTTGAAAGGCTGTGGGTGAATTGGATCAGAGGAAAGAGCAGATTGGGCGTTTGTCGAAGGAGATTTCGATTTCGGCGCCGCAGATCGAAAAAGTGATTCAGCTTTTAGATGAGGGTAATACAGTTCCTTTCATCGCCCGTTACCGAAAAGAGATGACGGGTGCGCTTGATGAAGTTCAGATTAAAGACATCGCAGATAAATGGGAGTATTTATTAAACCTTGAAAACCGTAAAGAAGAGGTCCTCCGTTTAATTGAGGAGCAGGGCAAGCTGACGGATGAACTGAAAACCTCCATTACGGCTGCTGTTAAACTGCAGACGATTGAGGATTTATACAGACCGTACCGTCAAAAACGGAGCACGCGTGCAACAAAAGCCAAAGAAAAAGGGCTCGAGCCGTTAGCTGAATGGCTGCTTCATGCGTCACCTGAAGACAATATCGAAGCAAAAGCCGCTGAATTTATTTCAGAAGATAAAAGTGTGGACACTGCTGCAGATGCCATCGCCGGAGCGCAGGATATTATCGCTGAAATGATTGCAGATGACGCGAAAATCCG
Coding sequences:
- a CDS encoding LolA family protein, translated to MKKIALCFIAICLMMMLAACGEKTKDEAAKDLSDKLEESQGYKATAKMTFSTGEQPQEYDVEVWYQKPHFYRVHLKHAEEKQSQMIIRNDEGVFVLTPALNKSFRFQSDWPANGSQAYLVESLIKDIQEDKEAVFTEKDGKYIFDTKTRYKHQAMFPLQQVVFDKKSLTPGSVQVKDQEGNVKIDLAFKDVSYDVSFDKSDFNVEKNMMGAMVETPVLGDGEEEQEWAVLYPTVEIEGTALTEEKEMTTDNGSRVILTYEGEKSFTLIQEKLETAPVMLTTSEASGEVADLGFAVGAMTERSVEWSYNGVNYLLASNDLTQEEMLNVARSVQGSMVK
- the sigB gene encoding RNA polymerase sigma factor SigB; the encoded protein is MRKLSQPNQPSKNEVLEWIKAYQETQDEQAQHNLVMHYRNLVESIARKYSKGKSYHEDIAQVGMIGLLGAIRRYDDAFGKSFEAFAIPTIIGEIKRFLRDKTWSVHVPRRIKELGPKIKAAVEELTTTLQRSPKVNEIADYLEVSEEEVLEAMEMGKSYQALSVDHSIEADSDGSTVTLLDIVGSMDDNYEKTDQRLVLEKVLHVLTDREKQIIQFTYLENLSQKDAGDMLGISQMHVSRLQRRAIKKLRDAIQQENEHAGGFE
- a CDS encoding PP2C family serine/threonine-protein phosphatase: MEALQHQQVRVKVGQYAKNGRSDCGDSYYMLATDDYFLCVLADGLGSGRYAKEASKAVCDTVEKNPDEDVDRLMELCNKSLLKKRGAAVAIVKITFDTKEVVYSCVGNIRFYFYSENGKLTYPLPVTGYLSGRPQVYKTQRFRYEEGSSFLFHSDGLQITRVRPLLQGGKSLEYISSYLHSIVSDADDTTFLIGRLP
- the rsbW gene encoding anti-sigma B factor RsbW, with the protein product MKPFDYIEMKIPAKAQYVGVIRLTISGIASRMGFTYDDIEDLKIASSEAITNAVQHAYSDDDEGEVVVGFALYHDRLEVIVADHGSSFDFVKVKEEVGPYNEDAPVDMLREGGLGLYLIESLMDEVKISQKEGVTVFMTKYIEEEQVERDAKTIST
- a CDS encoding STAS domain-containing protein, producing the protein MFNKITAHVQERKEELEVLWKNQLAQDSKERVIEVMPEHVFEATSSEFFEIILLNIQEKDQEYQQKLQIFSDKIVRLGWPIALVVQGLREFVHVIHEDLIEQGTITKESEGEYLEHLDKWMTPMANEIIHTYASTWEKTVSLQKMALQELSAPLIPVVDQISVMPLVGTIDTERARLVMENLLEGVVNHRAEVVLIDITGVPVVDTMVAHHIIQAAEAVRLVGAKCMLVGIRPEIAQTIVNLGIDLERFITTSTMKKGMELALEMTGRKIVELEG
- a CDS encoding CopG family ribbon-helix-helix protein; amino-acid sequence: MSESSATSEILVRLPKQLLTELEAFAEQEDLSCSDCIYRATKAYVRDRRKKQTQDAMRRGYMEMAKINLSMASEALQAEYEAEHTIERLVSGG
- a CDS encoding anti-sigma regulatory factor translates to MEIQSCVTILNEWDIVAARQLGRNVAKELGFGTVDQARITTAISELARNIYLYAGQGQLCIDRLSENGKTGLRIIALDDGPGIPDIRKVMEDGFSTSGGLGAGLPGVRRLMDDFNIDSNPGEGTDIRATKWLR
- a CDS encoding type II toxin-antitoxin system PemK/MazF family toxin; its protein translation is MIVKRGDVFFADLSPVVGSEQGGVRPVLIIQNDIGNRFSPTVVVAAITAQIQKAKLPTHVEISSKRNGFERDSVILLEQIRTLDKQRLTDKITHLDDETMDKVDEALQISLGLVDL
- the alr gene encoding alanine racemase, with product MKDFHRDTWIEVDLDAITHNVKQILKHIGEEQVVMAVVKANAYGHGYVEVAKAALEAGATWLAVAFLDEAIYLRKQGFKVPILIMGAVRPEDAGLAAEHNIRATVFSADWLEQAVPYVDKTPLNVHFKLDTGMGRLGFTDSSEIQRAEELALALDSFNLEGVFTHFATADEQDQSYADEQHERFIDMLSVFNSKPALIHASNSAASLLRKDSVFNAVRFGISMYGLVPSGEIKDLMPFQLKPALSFKTTLVHVKKMKPGQKISYGATYTAEHEEWIGTLPVGYADGWTRYMQGFDVLVDGVRAEIVGRVCMDQCMIRLPYELKIGTMVTLVGRQGEEEILLDDVAAYAGTIHYESACLLTARVPRVYLKNGCISSVLNGLK
- a CDS encoding anti-sigma factor antagonist (This anti-anti-sigma factor, or anti-sigma factor antagonist, belongs to a family that includes characterized members SpoIIAA, RsbV, RsfA, and RsfB.); the protein is MNITVTTTEQTDELVRIAISGEIDAYTAPVLREKTEPFTKQENLTVIADLSEVSYMDSTGIGVFVGLFKGIKANGGHLQLIGLSDRLKRLFDITGLADIMDINPEVKGGID
- a CDS encoding STAS domain-containing protein, which translates into the protein MRIPILKLKDCLLVSIQWELDDQTALEFQEDLLKKIHETNARGVVIDITSIDFIDSFIAKVLGDVINMSRLMGAKVVITGIQPAVAITLIELGIRLDDVMTALDLEKGLEKLQQELGD
- a CDS encoding PP2C family protein-serine/threonine phosphatase, which produces MNLQQSMEKKYMEILNEYMQNQSEQALYAAQQFSRLALEKKMPPEEVISVQKSVMQELMPDLPEEVWHSFDILLEVMTAYGFAFREHQSLLDTQKELKNEMEIASNVQETLLGTSVPTVDGLEIGALSVPAKQMNGDYFHFVHDGDHSVNVAIADVIGKGIPAALCMSMIKYAMDSLPEYRKDPSAVLESLNRVVEQNVDDSMFITMFYGMYELRGHILHFASAGHEPGFFYQHKEKRFLDLEAKGLLLGVDKDAKYRRYEQQVEIGDMIILMSDGVTECRTDEGFIERDTLVSFINEYIELPPQEIVNKIFRDLERLQHFQLRDDFTLIIMKRTK